The genomic window TCGCCCAAAAAGTTTTGGTTTGTGCAACATTTTTTCTCGTTGAAAACCATTGTGTTACCTCAAGTCCTGCAGCCATTGTTAAAAAAGCTTTGGATATGCATTAAAAATCCCTACTTTTGCATCCCGCTTCGGAGGAAGGGATCAGGTTGAAAAGATGGCAGAGCGATAAGGAGGGCAGGATTTATTTTAAAATAAATATTGCT from Flavobacterium sp. W4I14 includes these protein-coding regions:
- a CDS encoding hypothetical protein (product_source=Hypo-rule applied); translated protein: AQKVLVCATFFLVENHCVTSSPAAIVKKALDMH